DNA sequence from the Leopardus geoffroyi isolate Oge1 chromosome A3, O.geoffroyi_Oge1_pat1.0, whole genome shotgun sequence genome:
CCCTTCAGAGAAAGCCTAGGCTCTCAACCCCATCCAGATTCGTGCCACTGCATCTGAGCGACATGCCTAAGTTTCCAAAACAATTTTCCCTAACTGCCTCACAGAGCTGAGGTCTGAATTGCAGCTTACTGCTTTGTATTACAGTTAATCTCaatttcaaattagttttttttttttaatgtatgtttgtttgtttgacagtGTGTGCTTGAGCAGgtatggggcagagagggagagagggagggagggaaggagagaatcccaagcaggttccaggctgtcagcacagagcctgactcagcacaaatcccacaaaccgtgagatcatgacctgagccaaaaccaagagttggatgctcaactgactgagccacccaggtgcccctcattttcaagttagtttttgCATAGGTAATCCATTCCTACAGTTCAAACTCCACAATGTTTCCTAAGACAGATGGAGAAGAGTTTCCCCTTATATTCCTGTCCCCCAGTCACCTGGTTAACTCCACCCCACAAGCAGCCAATGACACCAGTCTCTTTATTCTTCCAGGggtattttatgcatatttaatacctaaatacgtgtgtgtgtgtgtgtgtgtgtgtgtgtgtgtgtgtatctgcttTTTAGGCTTAGAGCTGGCTCACTGCTCAGGCCTCTGGGGCATTCCAGACTGGGCTCCAGCCGAGGAACTTCAGGACACTGAGAGACCTCAAAAGAGGGTTCGGACCATGTTTAACTTGAAGCAGCTGGAAGAGTTGGAGAAAGTGTTTACAAAACAGCACAATCTAGTGGGGAAGAAGAGAGCCCAGCTGGCAGCCCAGCTCAACCTTACGGAGAACCAGGTGGGAGCAGGGACCCCTGTGGGGTCAGGGCTGTGCCTGGGGGCAGACACTGCTCTCCAGAAGGCCCTGGGTGAGGTTGAGGGGAAGACATGGGCCTTCTTCCTCTGTGCCAGGTCACTGAGGGAGACAGGCCCTAATCACTGGCACGCTTCCTACATGAATGAGGAAAGTAGTCCCGTTTGAAATCACATAATGGGAACAATTATGTTAACCTAGATATTAACCTAGAACTTATGTTTCCATGTTAAAAAGGGAGCTGACCATGAAGTTAAGTGTGTTCAAGGGactaagtattaaaaataataataaatattcactaGAACCCTATACTTCACTTGAGCTACTACACCACTTTTCTGCTCTTTTCATAGGCAAACTTCCCATGAATTTGTTATAGTCACTCCATGTCCTCACTTCCCATCTACTTAACTCATTCTGATATGAATTCTTTCCCTACCATTCCATCAAAACTTCTCCTCCAGGTCTCTTAATGACCTCCATGTTGCCAAAGTCAACAGATGCTTTCCTTGTCTTACTCCCCACTCAGTACAGTTGACCTCTTCTCTTACGTAAACACAttcttctcttggcttttggACACCACATTCTTGGTTTTCCAGCCCTCTGGCCACTTCCTCTGTATCAACTTTTGTAGGGTACTCTTTGTGACCTCAAATTGTCTCTGTAGCTGATCTCATTTATtcccatgattttattttattttattttattttattttattttattttattatttttttaatgtttattcatttttgagagagagagagagagagagagagagagagagaaacttagcatgagcaggggaggggcagagagagggagacacagaatccaaagcagactccaggctgagccagacgcggggctcgaactcaccaacagtgagatcatgacctgagctgaagttggatgctcaaccaactgagccacccaggtgccccatcatttatTCCCATgcttttaaataccatctataaGCCAACAACTCCCAGATTTGTATCTTAGCTCACTCCTTTTTTTCCTAACTTGTACATTtatctaccttcttttttttaattttatttgttttatttaagtaatctctacacccaacatggggctcaaactcacaaccccaagatcatgaattgcatgctcttctgactgagtcagccaggcacccctaccttctttttttttacgtttgtttattttgagagagcacacatacatgtttatgggggaggggtggagacagagactcccaagcaggctccacactgtcagtatacAGCATACGCAGGtttgatcccaccaaccgtgagatcatgacccgaggtgagatcaagagtcagacgcttaaccaactgagccacccaggcatccctctatcTACCCTCCTGAGGTCTCCACTTGGATGTTTCCTGGGTATGCATTTCAACTTAAGTCTAAACTTCAGTTTGTGACCTTTTTCTCTCCAGATCTGTTCCTTTCCCTACTCATGGTCCCACCATCCATCCAGTTGCTCAAAATACCAAGTCATCCtacattcttccttctctcccactcccatTGCATCGGCAAGCCTTGTCACCTCTACCCCCAAAGTATAGCTGGAAtcgcttcatttttttccattgccCGTAATTCACACCAGTCCCAGCTCTTTCTGGATCATTGCAATAGCCCCCAGCTGTCTCCCTGCATCTCCTTTCATCCTTTCTTCACAGAGCAGCCAGATGTGCAATTCACTTGAGATGCAAACAGGACTATGTCACATCCCACTTAATAGCCTGAAAGCTGACACTCCTTACCCATAGCCTCCATAGTCCTAGGTGATCTGGGCTCTGCTGACctctccattttcccttccttcactTCCCCATCTCACTCTCAGCTATTTCAgccacactctctttctttttggtcCTCCAACACACCAAGCTTGGTTCTACCACAGAGCCTTCCTACAGGttgtcccctgccccagcctgcttTTTCTGTTCCCATTAAACTGGCCTCTGATCTGGTGAACCTTAGCTTAAGTGCTGCTTCCTCAGGGAGGGCCAGACCCCTGTTCATACTCACATTTGTGTTTATGGAtttctttgtttccatatttatttctctctctctctctctctctctctctctctggactgGGAGTTCCATGAGGTCAGGGACCATACCTCTCTTGCTCACCACTGTATCACCATCACCTAGGATGGTGCCTAGTACATAGTAGGAGCtccataaatacttgttggatgaatgaatgtgtCTAAAATTATAGGGAAGGGTGTTTTGAAGGAGATGCTTCCTTTAGAAGGAAGATCAAATGTGGACCAAAGATCAGGGGCCACTGTGGGAATGGGGGAAGCAGTGGGAACTGCTGGTCACATTCTAATTTCTGACCATTGCCTCCAATTATAGGTGAGGGTCTGGTTCCAAAACCGCAGGGTCAAGTATCAGAAGCAGCAAAGGCTGAAGCTACCAGCTGTGTCTGCCATGGCTGCCTCCCAGGATGAGCCCTCCAGCAGCTCTGACACCAGCATCCAGAGAGAAGACACTGAGTCAGGAGTGGACAGCTGAGGACTGGGACAAAGGCTCAACCCAGGCTGTCTGGGCTAGTTCTTCCTGGGGACACCCACGGGAACTTCTGAgccttttttcttcatctgtataatgggtgCATTGACAATTTACTCTTCCCAGAGCTGACAGGATGTCTGTAAAGCTGTTACGGGGTACCAGGCCCAGTGCTAAGTGTTCAGCAAGTGTTAAGGTTTATAAGTTCCCTTCACCTGGGGGTGTGGTGCTTGCAACTGAACTGGCCCCTCCAGGGATTAATCTTTTCCTGGCTTGCCTGTGGAGAAGGGGCTTCCTTGAATCAGTATTTGGGCCTAGAAGCCTCTTCCCCACCAAAGATGGTGGATATGAGAGTAAAGAGGAGGGAAAGGTAAACCATTTAGCCTACTTCAGAGTTTCCcaaagttttcttgttttgtctgaACTGCTACCACTTTTAGGAGCTCAGCCCCAATTGTCTGCTTAGGCACAGACATGCTTCCCTGACCCCATCTTTTTCCCTCTAGCTACCCACTTTGACCCCTCTCCATCACTGTACAGAGAAATTTGGCTCTGCCTTTGCCAAAGCAGGCATTTTTTCACAAACTCTGCTGTATTTCCATGAGACAGTTATAATTTTTCCCCTTCAAGCCCCTAACTCATGgttccctttccttcccaggaATCTGCTCCGTTTCTAAGAAGGCTGCTGATAGCCTACCCCTCCCTGTGAGGCCAGCCACCAGCAATTCCAGAGCTCACTTCTCTAGTGCTCTACATTCCTGGGCAGGCCTCTGTTCAGAGTATGGATTTAGAATCTCCAATGGCTTCTGGGTAGAGGGGAGCTGGTGAAAGGAGGCCTGCCCTGCCACCTGCCGGTGACAGAAGGCACGGTCCCCACTGCTGTCTGCAGTGTTctgagggagacaggaagggcagggagcagaggTGAAAAACCACATGCCTCCAAGTGGTGGTAGACCATCTTCTCCTAGACACTAGGCCACAGGCTTGACGCCAGGGTCCAGCTTCAAGAActcttctctccccctgtctTCAGGGAAATCCTTCCTAATGCTGGACCCAAAGTCCACTCTGTTAATCAAAGGAATCTACCTGCATCTACCACTTCCAGCACCTGCCTCCTCAATTgactcaccttttaaaaataattaaaaaaaaaatcaacagttaACCTATTCAACAACAGTTACTAAGGCCTACCCAATCCCCCAATatgaccatgagaccataacAGAAGCAGACACATCCTTTTTCAAGGAGCACAGAATCAATTGGAGGACAAGGAAACGACCCGTGGTTGTCAGACTTGGCTGTGGGGACAGATGCTGTAAGTCAGTGGTTCCAGCTTTTTGGGGTCCTGAATGAGAACAGGGCCTTCTGCTGTTCCCAGGacaatatgtatatgtacactcACTTCTGCACACAATTTTAGGGGTCCTCAGACCTGAGCTCCACCATCTACCCCCTTCTACCACCCCTAGGCTGCAAAGTCCCTTAAGCCCCTGAAGGGTCTGAGAGAAGCACAAGTCCAGCTTGATGTGTCGAAGGGCTGTCTGCCCCGCTGCCAGAAGGCCCAAGGAGAATGGAATTCCTGCGCCCGACTTTGTAGATGGGGAGGTAGGGCAAGCTAGTCCTTCCTTTCAGGTAGAAGGTCAGAGAGGGTATAAGTTGGCCGGCCGCTGTCCCACCCCATGGCCGGATCCAGAGTGCCTGACTCTAGACGGGACACTGGGTGGACAGAGACAACAGACACCAAAACATGAACTGGACACAGATACAtcaaaactatacacacacacccaccagcTATGATACATAGGCACGTACGAAGACACAGACGCAAAACTGCACAGATGTAAAAAACGCGGACCTAGCGACATCCAGCCATCGAACCAATCGACCTAAACACAGATTAAAGGGATCCCAATTTCCCAATTCGGACTTGCTAGCGCGCAAACCCTAGCAGCCTGGAGACACACtcgccgggggcggggccagagaGGGGCGGGGCCCCCCGGGTCGAGGCGAGGTCAAGGGTCAGAAGGCGGAGGCGCGCCCAAGATGGCGGCCTCCATGTGCGACGTGTTCTCCTTCTGCGTGGGCGTGTCGGGTCGGGCTCCGGTCGCCGTGGAAGTCCGATTCGTAAGCAGCGCTAAGGTGAGGCCGAGGCAGACCCGCCAGGGGCACCTACCGTGTCCGGCCTTGGAGAGAGCCCCGCGGGACCCTAGGCCCGGAGCCTAGAAGCTCCTGAGCCGTTCCGACTCTGCGGCTCAGCCCCTCCTCGCGGCCCGGGGGCTCCCCGTCTGTCCCCGCGCGCAGGCTTCCGGGGCGGTCACGCGGTGAATCGGGGGGCTCCGAAGTCTCCGTAGTCTCCGTGCCCCCTCCCTACGGGACCCGGTGCGCCCTCCGGCTGCCCTGCTCCTGCTGCTCCAGGCGGGGCCGGGTGGGCGCCGGGCCTTTTGGTCCAGGCTGGAGTACTCTGCTGCTGGGCCGTGGGGGTGGTGGGCGGGGACTGGCTGAGCAGAGGGTACTGAGGTATGAAAAAGAGTGGGCCCTCCGGGAACTTTCTGAGTGAGATttgggaatggggtggggagagaggccaggACCCTTCACAAAGGCCTTGGGATGCTAAGGAATTTGGACTAGAGCTCGAAGCCCGTGGGAGCATTTGAAGCATTGAAACAGGAAAGCAATATGGTTTTGTGGTTATATTATcgtgttttaaaagttaattgtAGAAAAATACTCTAAATGCATGtaaggaaagagaagataaaactCACTCGTAATCCTACACTTGTGCAAATATGTGGATACTAAAGTCACAATTTTAGGAACCTCTGTTTGATGCAGCAGTAAATCAACATCAATAAAcctatttctacatatttttaagagCTGAGTAATAGTCTGTTTCAAGGGATTGCCACAGTTCATTCAGCCACCTACTTATTTATGCACTTTTgcgttgtattttatttttcatccctgAGGGCAAAGGTCCTGGAGCTCAGTTTCTGTGCACACATCCTTTTGTTCTCTTCATCAGAGTATTTTCTTTACTAGTTAACTTTGCCAGTTGATACGTGCAAAATGGTatcactttgttttaatttacaagtCTGTGTTTACTGATGAGGTTGAATAATTTATCATGTATACCAGCAGTGCATATACCTGGTCCCTGCCCAAGATGTCAGCCTTCTAGTCATCtacctcctgccctccccaccccaaccttcCATTGCCTTCTTTCCTCTCCAGTGCATCTGGAGcattcctttccttctgtggTAAAGCAGCTCCCCAATATCCTTGGCCTCTTCAGCTGCTCAcatctctgtctccacctctgtTCTTGATTGGCTCAGTTTGATGGTATCCCAGTTCCATCACTCCTTGCAGGCAGAGACACTGACCTTTCCCTTCACTAAGTCCCctatctctcagcccctctcttctttatttcttcctctgacCTCATCACTTCAGCCACTCTGCTTGCCCAGCTGTCCTGTCCCAGCCTTCTGTCAAACCCCACCTCTGGAAGAATGAGCTGGCTGCTCTCTCTATTCCCACACACGATCTTCTGCTGGAGAAAATCACATACACACCCAGACATGCTGACAAGGTGGTTTACTCCAGgctttttgcatctatgttcatcaagcgAGATTGGTTTGTGacgtttttttctttgtgctatcTTCCTCAGGTTACTGCATCACAGTTATGCTTGTTTTTTGGTAAAATGGAgaagctttccattttttctctgttactaaatagtttttaaatagcaTGAGAGTTACTTATTCTTTGGTTTGAGGGAGCTGGCTCATGAACCATATGGACTAGGGGCCTCACATGGGGGTTGTTTTTGACTATTTTCTGTATTGCTTCTATCGATATTGGCAGGAATGATCTTTCAAAGATTTACCAACTACTCTGCCAGGGACAGAACCAATCAGAACATGATAGTGTCTGACCAAAGACAGTGGATGCCAACCAGAATGCCATACTGGTGTGGGTCAGCCAGATACCAGCACTGCTTCTTTCTctagctttccttccttttgaattCAGTTctggtaatttgtatttttctagaaaattatccATTTAGTAAAGCTCTTAAAGTTTACTACATGGTCTTAGAGTTTTGCAcaatcttttttctaaaatttatttttcaaattggaAATATCTTTGCAAGTTTATGCCCTTTCCACTCAAGGCATAAGCTTTCTCCAAGCCTCTTGGTAACTAATATTTAATGAGAGTGGCTTTCTTGGAACCCTGCCTTATGTTTGGGGGATGAGTGGTTTCATAAAGGAACAGCTCTGATTCTGTTCCCTTTATTTTGATTACCAAATATTTTCTGCATTTGATCctccagaaagagagggaaagacattGATATTTGCCCAATGTTGAGATTTGAGATTGTCAGGGATAATGTGGGTCCATGTTCATACTCCTTTGTCCCATAAAATAAGGCCATGTTTTCACTTTGCCAGATTGGGTCCAGGGCTAAAAGGCATGGAGGTGGGGTTCTAAGAAGACAACCAAGGGTGCATCAACAGCTTTGGCCAGAGGTTTTGTTCCAGCTGTCCCCCTCTGCTCAGGGCTCTCCTGGTCTACACATCCCTGCCTCTCTGACTTTGGGAGGTGCTGCTATCTAGCCACAGTGCCAATGCTAGAAGGAAACAGGGAGCTACCTGAGAGGCCGCATGACAGGACGTTTCACTGCTatgtcaaatcttttttttaatttctttctcttcttgtgaCAGTTCAGTGCTGGCAAGGGCACCACCCCTCTTCTCTAAGTGAACAGTGGGAACAAGTGCCCGGCAGAGCCAGCAACTGCCAGGGTTCTGAAGCTGTCTCCTGAGTCCCTTTGCACATCTGAGAAATAGCAATTCAGCAGTTGTTTTCTCATCCTTCATGCCTTACATGATGTTTACAGTGCTTTAGACCAGAGTTCCTCAGACTTTAACGTGCATTTGAATCACCTgggcatcttgttaaaatgcacattctcatGCAGCAGGTCTAGGGCatggcctgagattctgcatttctaacaggtgtCCAAATGATGCCCATTTGCTGCCCACTTATCATCTCACTTAGAGTAGTAAGGAGCTAAAGCTCATAAGGTACATTCACCTGTGCTATATCATGGCATCCTGGAAACTACCTGGGAGGTATCATTATGATGCTTTTCATATGTGAAACCGTTGCCAAGAAGTGAAgcaaatggggtgcctggctggctcagtcggtggagtgtgtgGCTCATGGTCtcggggtcatgggtttgagctccacgttgggtggagaggttacttaaataaatgaacttaaaaaaaaaaaaaaaaagaagtgaagcaGTTGGCTCCAAGGTTCACAGCAAGTAGTGTTAGGGTTGGTGCTAGGATTCACCCTTCCTTTCAGCATAACTCTGAGAACTTGGTGAGTTCCCCATCGACCAGGGAAATAGGGCACATTCTCCCCCAGGCGAGGCCTCCCTCTCTTCTGTGGCATAGGAGTCCTTTGCGACCCTGAGCAGCGGTGTCACCGCCAGGATCCTGGAGGGACACATGGGTGACTCGAAGAAAACTGCCCTGTCGTTACTGGCTGCTAGTACAGGAGGCTCCAGCCTGCCGTGAGATTTGGCCCTGCTCTGGCCATTCCAAAAATTCTCCTCTGGCTGACAGTGTGGCTCCCTCCCCATCCTAGGCCCTCTGCTCTGAGCAGGCTGAAAGAGGTGTGACTGAAAGTAGGTCAGAGCTACATTTCCAGAGGAGGCAGTTggtcggtgggggtggggggggttgggggtgacCATGCTCCATGAACCCTCCCAAGGCAGAGGCCTCTCCTGAGAGGGAGGCATGGCGGGGGGTGATGCTGGGAAGCCCTCTGGGAGCtatgtcctctttctctccttatgGCCATCctattccttctctccctgttaGGGAAAGGGCCTATTTGCCACACAGCTGATCCGGAAAGGGGAGACCATCTTTGTAGAACAGCCCCTGGTGGCTGCACAGTTTCTCTGGAATGCACTTTATCGCTACCGAGGTGAGCACATCTCGTCCACTCCTCATGGCTGCTGGGCCAGCTGACTGTATGCATGGAAGAGAGCTACGTACATTCCCACTAGCTGATGTCTCTGGGAATTCAGGTGTTGGGAGAAAAGCTCATCTTGGAGAACCGTGCCTGAGAATCATGCTTGTCTCTAGTCTTAGGCCATTTGGGGCTGGGAGTGAGCGAGGGATGGGCTCTTCCAGCCTGCTTCCTGGGGGAGGACTGTCAGGCAGGCAGAACTCAGTGTGACCTGCAGTATCAGGGACTGGATATCATGTGGAAGGGCTCTGTGCCAAAGGGCAGCTCTCCACCAAGAGGAGGCCACTCGCCCCTTGGTCAAAACAGGCTGAGTTAGGGGTCAGAAGCAAGTAGGATGCCCTTAGCTTTTCCAGACACGTGCTTTTTTCACACTTTTCTTAGGCTAGAGACAAACATGAAAGGAGGGTCAGTTGGCTCCAGAATGTGGGGAAAGCTCAGTCTGGGGGTTAGGAGGGGAGCCCTATAGACTAAATCCCAATCTGCTTTTGAATGCGTGTGAAATCATGCACCCATTCTGTTCTTTAACACAGTTGTTCATTCACTTcccaaacatttgttgagcacctaccaAGTGTCAGGCACTATCTTTAGCCCTAGGGATGCTTctgtgaaaaagacaaaatgtggCCCCTGCTCTAAAGACActtactggcacaaaagcagacacatagaccaatggtatagaatggaaaccccagaactagacccacaaacgtatggccaactcatctttgacaaagcaggaaagaacatccaatggaaaaaagacagtctctttaacaaatggtgctgggagaactggacagcaacatgcagaaggttgaaactagaccactttctcacaccattcacaaaaataaactcaaaatggataaaggacctgaatgtgagacaggaaaccatcaaaaccttagaggagaaagcaggaaaagacctctctgacctcagccgtagcaatctcttactcgacacatccccaaaggcaagggaattaaaagcaaaagtgaattactgggaccttatgaagataaaaagcttctgcacagcaaaggaaacaaccaacaaaactaaaaggcaaccaacggaatgggaaaagatatttgcaaatgacatatcggacaaagggctagtatccaaaatctataaagagctcaccaaactccacacccgaaaaacaaataacccagtgaagaaatgggcagaaaacacgaatagacacttctctaaagaagacatccggatggccaacaggcacatgaaaagatgttcaacgtcgctccttatcagggaaatacaaatcaaaaccacactcagatatcacctcacgccagtcagagtggccaaaatgaacaaatcaggagactatagatgctggagaggatgtggagaaacgggaaccctcttgcactgttggtgggaatgcaaattggtgcagctgctctggaaagcagtgtggaggttcctcagaaaattaaaaatagacctaccctatgacccagcaatagcactgctaggaatttatccaagggatacaggagtactgatgcataggggcacttgtaccccaatgtttatagcagcactctcaacaatagccaaatgatggaaagagcctaaatgtccatcaactgatgaatggataaagaaattgtggtttatatacacaatggaatactacgtggcaatgagaaaaaatgaaatacggccttttgtagcaacgtggatgaaagtggagagtgtgatgctaagtgaaataagccatacagagaaagacagataccatatggtttcactcttatgtggatcctgagaaacttaacagaaacccatgggggaggggaaggaaaaaaaaaaaaaaaaagaggttagagtgggagagagccaaagcataagagactgttaaaaactgagaacaaactgagggttgatggggggtgggagggaggggagggtgggtgatgggtattgaggagggcaccttttgggatgagcactgggtgttgtatggaaaccaatttgacaataaatttcatatattaaaaaaaaataaaataaagacacttaCATTGTCACATGGGGCTCTCTCCCTCAGCCTGTGACCACTGCCTTCGGGCactggagaaggcagaggagaatgCCCAGAGGCTGACTGGGAAACCGGGCCAGGTTCTGCCTCACCCTGAGCTGTGTGCTGTGCGCAAGGACCTCCACCAGCACTGTCCCCACTGCCAGGTGAGCATCCCTGGGGAG
Encoded proteins:
- the NOTO gene encoding homeobox protein notochord isoform X1 — its product is MPSPVPRGSRPPAPPGAGDETSELQRRPAGPGRPRAPGRLESSFSVEAILARPARRATPAVAPMSGVAADLGSAPSRFPATWLPAYLSVSLYQPCPQLPRTGLRVAHLYGLQGLGVTGLELAHCSGLWGIPDWAPAEELQDTERPQKRVRTMFNLKQLEELEKVFTKQHNLVGKKRAQLAAQLNLTENQVGAGTPVGSGLCLGADTALQKALGEVEGKTWAFFLCARSLRETGPNHWHASYMNEESSPV
- the NOTO gene encoding homeobox protein notochord isoform X2, with the protein product MPSPVPRGSRPPAPPGAGDETSELQRRPAGPGRPRAPGRLESSFSVEAILARPARRATPAVAPMSGVAADLGSAPSRFPATWLPAYLSVSLYQPCPQLPRTGLRVAHLYGLQGLGVTGLELAHCSGLWGIPDWAPAEELQDTERPQKRVRTMFNLKQLEELEKVFTKQHNLVGKKRAQLAAQLNLTENQVRVWFQNRRVKYQKQQRLKLPAVSAMAASQDEPSSSSDTSIQREDTESGVDS